The Flavobacteriales bacterium genome has a segment encoding these proteins:
- a CDS encoding radical SAM protein, protein MYGVKDYVSRAKKFVNNKSNVGPRKLATLMIYATDLCDSRCKHCNIWAKRPVKYLSFEKIKEIMKSKAVSKDTAIGLEGGEFLLHPEALQIMEWFTKNHPNFDLLSNCLKPDSLIEAVKKFPPKRLYISLDGDKDAYLHMRGKDGYEKVIQVIQALKDVVPISTMFTLSPYNNFNDMRHVAEVCKREGVDMRVGVYNDMSFFDTDDKAHETGIASKTAKVQVPNYVDKDAETEVIVETHKEISTELKDDNFKEKIPAIIKEFKENYDFLVLYDEWRKGDLKMSCNSIIDSLCILPNGDVPLCQNLDVKIGNLFNNTLDEIINSNETKKTQKHYQHNCNGCWVNFHRKYDVVLHRMFEKYFGKGITQKMFGNYQWEADKKKTYAQYMKETEAKYA, encoded by the coding sequence ATGTACGGAGTTAAAGATTACGTAAGCAGAGCAAAGAAATTTGTAAATAATAAATCGAATGTTGGTCCACGTAAGTTGGCAACTTTAATGATATATGCTACCGACTTGTGTGATTCGCGTTGTAAGCATTGTAATATTTGGGCAAAACGTCCTGTAAAATACCTTTCTTTCGAAAAAATCAAAGAAATAATGAAAAGCAAAGCAGTTTCTAAAGATACTGCTATTGGATTGGAAGGAGGAGAGTTTTTGTTGCATCCCGAGGCATTACAAATTATGGAATGGTTTACTAAAAACCACCCTAACTTTGATTTGTTGTCGAACTGTTTAAAGCCAGATAGTTTGATTGAGGCGGTAAAGAAATTTCCGCCAAAACGATTGTATATTTCTTTAGATGGAGATAAAGATGCCTATTTACACATGCGAGGTAAAGATGGTTACGAAAAAGTAATTCAAGTAATTCAGGCATTGAAAGATGTTGTGCCAATTTCTACTATGTTTACTTTGAGTCCTTACAATAACTTTAACGATATGCGACATGTAGCTGAGGTTTGTAAGCGTGAAGGAGTTGATATGCGTGTTGGAGTTTATAACGACATGAGTTTTTTCGATACAGATGATAAAGCGCACGAAACAGGTATTGCTTCAAAAACTGCAAAGGTACAAGTTCCAAACTATGTAGATAAAGATGCTGAAACGGAAGTAATTGTTGAAACACACAAAGAAATTTCTACAGAATTAAAAGATGATAATTTTAAAGAAAAAATCCCTGCAATTATTAAGGAATTTAAAGAGAACTATGACTTTTTGGTTTTGTATGATGAGTGGAGAAAAGGCGATTTAAAAATGAGTTGTAATTCTATTATCGATTCGCTTTGTATATTGCCAAACGGTGATGTGCCTTTGTGTCAGAATTTAGATGTTAAGATTGGTAATTTGTTTAACAACACATTAGATGAAATTATTAATAGTAATGAAACTAAAAAAACACAAAAACATTACCAACACAATTGCAATGGCTGTTGGGTAAATTTTCACAGAAAGTACGATGTAGTTTTACACCGTATGTTCGAAAAGTATTTTGGTAAAGGGATTACTCAAAAAATGTTTGGTAACTACCAATGGGAAGCTGACAAGAAAAAAACGTATGCTCAGTACATGAAAGAAACCGAGGCGAAATACGCTTAA
- a CDS encoding MBL fold metallo-hydrolase: protein MYVEQLYTGCLAEAAYYIESNGEAAIIDPLRETFPYTELAEKRGAKIKYVFETHFHADFVSGHVDLAKKTGATIVYGPTATAGYKIHVGKDNEEFKIGNIKIKLLHTPGHTPESSTYLLIDEHGENHAIFSGDTLFLGDVGRPDLAIKSDVTEKDLAGMLFDSLRNKIMPLADEVIVYPGHGAGSACGKNMSKETVGTIGEQKKTNYALRETMTKDEFVKELLHGILPPPQYFPKNAMMNKNGYKSIDEVMAAGLKPLSVDEFEKEKNDAIIIDTRTQGEFKDGFIPSSIFIGLNGQFAVWVGALITNLNQKIIIVSDEGKEEESVLRLARVGYDNCVGYLKGGFKAWANAGKPVETITSISALELEKIANAKPVHIIDVRKPTEYQSERLEQAESFPLDNINNWLNHLDKNETKYLHCAGGYRSMIAISMLRKEGYQNIIDVAGGSNAIFNNTTLSKTAYVCPSTL from the coding sequence ATGTACGTAGAACAATTATACACAGGATGTTTAGCCGAAGCGGCTTATTACATCGAGTCTAATGGCGAAGCAGCCATTATTGATCCATTAAGAGAAACATTTCCTTACACCGAATTAGCTGAAAAACGAGGGGCAAAAATCAAGTATGTTTTCGAAACACACTTTCATGCCGATTTTGTTTCTGGGCATGTTGATTTAGCAAAGAAAACAGGAGCAACCATAGTGTATGGTCCAACAGCTACTGCTGGATACAAAATACATGTCGGTAAAGACAATGAAGAGTTTAAAATAGGCAACATTAAAATAAAACTGTTGCATACGCCTGGACACACCCCTGAATCATCAACTTATTTGTTGATAGATGAGCACGGTGAGAATCACGCTATATTTTCTGGCGACACTTTGTTTTTGGGTGATGTTGGTCGTCCTGATTTGGCAATAAAATCGGATGTAACCGAAAAAGATTTAGCAGGCATGTTGTTTGATTCGTTACGCAATAAAATAATGCCTTTGGCAGACGAGGTAATTGTATATCCCGGTCATGGAGCAGGATCGGCTTGTGGAAAAAACATGAGCAAAGAAACCGTAGGAACAATTGGTGAGCAGAAAAAAACCAATTATGCCTTGAGAGAGACCATGACAAAAGATGAGTTTGTTAAAGAATTATTACACGGTATTTTACCTCCACCACAGTATTTTCCTAAAAATGCGATGATGAACAAAAATGGCTACAAGAGTATTGATGAAGTTATGGCGGCAGGCTTAAAGCCATTGAGTGTTGACGAATTTGAAAAAGAAAAAAACGACGCTATAATTATTGACACCAGAACTCAAGGAGAGTTTAAAGACGGCTTTATTCCTTCGTCAATTTTTATTGGATTAAATGGTCAGTTTGCGGTTTGGGTAGGTGCTTTGATTACTAACTTAAATCAAAAAATTATTATTGTTTCTGATGAAGGTAAAGAAGAAGAATCTGTGTTGCGTTTGGCAAGAGTTGGTTACGATAATTGTGTTGGATATTTGAAGGGAGGATTTAAGGCTTGGGCTAATGCTGGAAAACCTGTCGAAACCATTACGTCAATTTCTGCACTAGAACTAGAAAAAATTGCGAATGCTAAACCAGTTCATATTATAGACGTGCGAAAACCTACTGAATACCAATCGGAAAGATTAGAACAAGCAGAATCGTTTCCATTAGACAACATCAACAATTGGTTAAATCATCTAGATAAGAACGAAACCAAGTATTTGCATTGTGCAGGAGGTTATCGTTCAATGATTGCAATATCTATGTTAAGAAAAGAAGGTTACCAAAATATTATTGATGTTGCAGGTGGTTCTAATGCTATATTTAATAACACAACGTTGAGTAAGACAGCTTATGTTTGTCCTTCAACACTTTAA
- a CDS encoding rhodanese-like domain-containing protein translates to MSYENVNLNEATIVDVREPFEYEMGRVEGSVNIPLGEVPGRVDEFKNMKKPLVLCCASGGRSGQATSFLAQNGVEEVYNGGGWNMVAMRKG, encoded by the coding sequence ATGAGTTACGAAAATGTAAATTTAAACGAAGCTACAATTGTAGATGTAAGAGAGCCATTTGAATACGAAATGGGAAGAGTAGAAGGTTCAGTTAACATCCCGCTTGGCGAAGTTCCAGGAAGAGTGGATGAATTTAAAAACATGAAAAAGCCTTTGGTACTTTGTTGTGCTTCAGGCGGAAGAAGTGGACAAGCAACCAGTTTTTTAGCACAAAACGGAGTAGAAGAGGTTTATAATGGTGGTGGCTGGAACATGGTTGCTATGAGAAAAGGATAA
- a CDS encoding rhodanese-like domain-containing protein: MSIIRKIFGLGPKVDCHELIRNGAVLIDVRTPSEYSAGHAKGSTNIPLDKIKTKVDKIKQLKKPVVLCCKSGMRSAQATSILRGAGINDAHNGGPWNNFA, from the coding sequence ATGAGTATAATTAGAAAAATATTTGGATTAGGCCCGAAGGTAGATTGCCACGAATTAATAAGAAATGGAGCGGTATTAATTGATGTTCGAACTCCTTCCGAATACAGTGCAGGTCATGCTAAGGGGTCGACCAATATTCCATTAGATAAAATCAAAACCAAAGTTGATAAAATAAAACAGCTGAAAAAACCTGTTGTGTTGTGTTGTAAATCTGGGATGCGTAGTGCTCAAGCCACTTCAATTTTAAGGGGTGCTGGAATTAACGACGCACACAATGGTGGTCCATGGAATAATTTTGCATAA
- a CDS encoding cytochrome-c peroxidase, with amino-acid sequence MKNKSIFIYVLPFIILTGCGGESLQEVEVEKITEPSELLQKAKTLFGELPDVALNPENSITDEKVALGKTLYFDKRLSKDNTISCNSCHNLDTYGVDNLSFSPGNDGGLGGRNSPTVLNAALHISQFWDGRAKDVEEQAGGPILNPVEMAMPNEKAVIDRLSKIEEYNNLFAKAFPNEKDPITYINIQKAIGAFERKLIVPSKFDDYLAGNENALNQQEKDGLETFTSVGCTACHSGNLLGGQLFQKFGLMSNYWEHTKSKKIDEGKFEVTKNEADKYVFKTPSLRNIEKTYPYFHDGSVDRLEDAVNIMAKTQLNKELTQKETTDIVAFLKTLTGEVPQHLKQ; translated from the coding sequence ATGAAGAATAAATCAATTTTTATTTATGTTCTACCATTCATTATTTTAACTGGCTGTGGAGGTGAATCTTTACAAGAAGTTGAGGTAGAAAAAATAACTGAACCTAGTGAGTTGTTGCAAAAAGCAAAAACACTTTTTGGAGAATTACCTGATGTTGCACTTAATCCTGAAAACAGTATTACTGATGAAAAAGTAGCGTTAGGTAAAACGCTTTATTTCGATAAACGCTTATCAAAAGACAATACGATTAGTTGTAATAGTTGTCATAATTTAGATACTTATGGCGTAGATAATCTAAGTTTTTCTCCAGGTAATGATGGTGGTTTAGGAGGGAGAAATTCGCCTACGGTATTAAATGCAGCTTTACATATTTCTCAGTTTTGGGATGGACGTGCAAAAGATGTAGAGGAGCAGGCAGGGGGTCCAATTTTAAACCCTGTGGAGATGGCTATGCCAAATGAAAAAGCGGTAATAGATAGATTGTCTAAAATTGAGGAGTACAACAATTTGTTTGCTAAAGCATTTCCAAATGAAAAAGATCCAATTACATATATAAATATTCAAAAAGCAATTGGAGCATTCGAACGCAAGTTAATTGTTCCATCAAAGTTCGACGATTATTTAGCAGGCAATGAAAACGCTTTAAATCAACAAGAGAAAGATGGATTAGAAACGTTCACTTCTGTAGGTTGTACAGCTTGCCATTCAGGCAATTTATTAGGAGGTCAGTTGTTTCAAAAATTTGGTTTAATGAGTAATTATTGGGAACATACTAAAAGTAAAAAAATAGACGAGGGTAAATTTGAAGTGACTAAAAATGAAGCGGATAAATATGTGTTTAAAACACCATCATTAAGAAATATAGAGAAAACTTATCCATATTTTCATGATGGAAGTGTTGATAGATTAGAGGATGCTGTAAATATTATGGCGAAAACGCAACTAAACAAAGAGCTCACACAGAAAGAAACTACAGATATCGTTGCATTTTTAAAAACCTTAACGGGCGAAGTTCCTCAACATTTAAAACAATAA
- the trxA gene encoding thioredoxin, with protein sequence MSKFTDLIKGETPVLVDFYATWCGPCKMMSPILEDVSSQIKGKAKVLKIDIDKNPQAASYYNVRSVPTLILFKKGKQVWRQSGVVQSKQLVQIINQNI encoded by the coding sequence ATGTCAAAATTTACTGATTTAATAAAAGGAGAAACACCTGTATTAGTCGATTTTTACGCCACTTGGTGCGGACCATGCAAAATGATGTCGCCAATTTTGGAAGACGTTTCTAGTCAAATAAAGGGAAAGGCAAAAGTGTTAAAGATAGACATTGATAAAAACCCTCAGGCAGCTTCTTATTATAATGTAAGGAGTGTTCCAACATTAATATTATTTAAAAAAGGGAAGCAAGTTTGGCGTCAATCTGGCGTTGTTCAATCCAAACAATTAGTTCAAATTATTAATCAAAACATATAA
- a CDS encoding rhodanese-like domain-containing protein, with protein MSKKLILISTVVVSLFTVSCGNSQNQTSETAIASTEVIVNVDAKTFGELSASQPGTILDVRTPEEWAEGTLKDAVKIDYQGNNFETEIENLDKNAPVYVYCKRGGRSSSAADILKEKGFTKVYNLDGGITSWQENGFEVVK; from the coding sequence ATGAGTAAAAAACTTATTTTAATTTCTACAGTTGTTGTATCGTTGTTTACAGTATCGTGTGGTAATAGTCAAAATCAAACCTCTGAAACTGCTATAGCAAGCACAGAGGTAATTGTAAATGTTGATGCAAAAACGTTTGGTGAATTAAGTGCATCGCAACCAGGAACTATTTTAGATGTGAGAACCCCTGAAGAATGGGCTGAAGGAACATTAAAAGATGCAGTTAAAATAGATTATCAAGGAAATAATTTTGAGACAGAAATAGAAAATTTAGATAAAAACGCTCCTGTATATGTGTATTGTAAAAGAGGAGGTAGAAGCTCTAGTGCTGCTGATATTTTAAAAGAAAAAGGTTTTACCAAAGTATATAACTTAGATGGAGGAATTACCTCTTGGCAAGAAAATGGGTTTGAAGTAGTAAAATAA
- a CDS encoding mechanosensitive ion channel family protein yields the protein MLKLEEAVSNISFVYLRHGILILSTIAVAFVISTILRRIAHIAINSYAERIKVDPTNYSFLKNSLSIIIFSIALFFIFSKIPFFRSLGNALFAGAGVFAAILGFAAQKAFANIVSGIFILIFKPFRVGDTIEFSSQKGVVEEITLRHTAIKDYENRRIVVPNSIISEDVIVNSDIIDDRIRQHIVFGISYDSNIDKAIAIIQQEAEKHPLLLDHRSEEDIKSGEPKVLVRVIGLEDFSVQLKAYVWCYGNDNAFVLKCDLLKSVKEQFDKNGVEIPFPYRTIVYKNDLIKNKLEKEEN from the coding sequence ATGCTTAAATTAGAAGAAGCCGTGTCAAATATTAGCTTTGTTTACCTTCGACATGGAATTTTAATTCTTTCTACAATTGCTGTTGCATTTGTGATTTCAACTATACTTAGGAGGATTGCACACATTGCCATAAATAGTTATGCTGAAAGGATAAAGGTTGATCCAACAAACTATTCTTTTCTTAAAAATTCGTTGAGCATTATTATTTTTTCTATTGCGTTGTTTTTTATTTTTTCGAAAATCCCATTTTTTAGGTCGCTCGGAAATGCTTTGTTTGCTGGGGCAGGAGTATTTGCTGCCATTTTGGGTTTTGCTGCTCAAAAGGCATTTGCAAATATTGTGAGCGGTATCTTTATTTTAATTTTTAAACCTTTCAGGGTTGGTGACACAATCGAATTTTCATCACAAAAAGGTGTTGTTGAAGAAATTACATTACGTCATACGGCAATAAAAGATTATGAAAACAGAAGAATAGTTGTTCCAAACAGTATAATTAGTGAGGATGTTATTGTAAATAGTGATATAATTGATGATAGAATTCGGCAACATATTGTGTTTGGGATAAGTTACGATTCTAATATTGACAAAGCTATCGCTATAATTCAACAAGAAGCTGAAAAGCATCCTTTATTGCTCGACCATAGAAGTGAAGAAGATATTAAGTCGGGCGAGCCAAAAGTGTTGGTTAGAGTTATTGGACTAGAAGACTTTTCGGTTCAGTTAAAAGCTTATGTTTGGTGTTATGGTAATGATAATGCATTTGTGTTGAAGTGTGATTTGCTTAAATCAGTGAAAGAACAATTTGACAAAAATGGAGTAGAAATTCCGTTTCCTTATCGTACAATTGTATATAAGAACGACCTTATAAAAAACAAACTTGAAAAAGAAGAAAACTAA
- the corA gene encoding magnesium/cobalt transporter CorA, with protein sequence MPPGNLDYHGEVYSQNKDVELISYSQENIKRVTSDDVKTLLSSISTKEECWINLVGLHNVDHIKSIGSHFNIHHLVLEDVLNTDHRPKTELHDGYLFFIAKMFTSSEENNYQFEQVSFIVGKEYLITFQEKEGDVFNTIRERLNDKESRLRTRKADYLFYRLVDTIVDGYYYTLESIGDKIELLEDNLQENPTKEDYKEIQQLKRDLIFLRKSVYPLREAIAKLTKESNNLIEQENITYFNDVYDHCIHIIDSIETFRDLTSSLMDLYMTSMSNKMNEVMKVLTVISTIFIPITFVAGVYGMNFQYMPELTHKWGYPITMVVMAVLVIVMIVYFKVKKWF encoded by the coding sequence ATGCCACCAGGTAATTTAGATTATCATGGAGAAGTATATTCGCAAAATAAAGATGTAGAGTTAATTAGTTACTCACAAGAAAATATTAAAAGAGTTACCTCTGATGATGTAAAAACTTTGTTGAGCTCAATATCCACAAAAGAAGAATGTTGGATAAATTTGGTTGGGTTGCACAATGTGGATCACATTAAATCAATTGGAAGCCATTTCAATATTCATCATTTGGTTTTAGAAGATGTGCTGAATACTGATCATCGACCGAAAACTGAATTGCACGATGGTTATTTGTTTTTTATAGCTAAAATGTTCACTTCTTCAGAAGAAAATAATTATCAATTTGAGCAGGTTAGTTTTATTGTAGGCAAAGAGTATTTAATCACTTTTCAGGAGAAAGAAGGAGATGTTTTTAATACCATAAGAGAACGACTTAACGATAAGGAGTCGAGACTACGAACTCGAAAAGCGGATTACCTGTTTTATAGATTAGTTGATACTATTGTTGACGGTTATTATTATACCTTAGAGAGTATTGGCGACAAAATAGAATTGCTTGAAGATAATTTGCAAGAAAACCCAACCAAAGAAGATTACAAAGAAATCCAACAACTTAAACGAGATTTGATTTTTTTACGGAAATCAGTTTATCCGCTTCGTGAGGCTATTGCTAAATTGACTAAAGAAAGTAACAATCTCATTGAACAAGAAAACATTACCTATTTTAATGATGTTTACGATCATTGTATTCATATTATTGATAGCATTGAAACATTTAGGGATTTAACATCAAGCTTAATGGATTTATACATGACTTCGATGAGTAATAAAATGAATGAGGTAATGAAGGTTTTAACAGTAATTTCCACCATTTTTATTCCTATTACTTTTGTTGCAGGGGTTTATGGCATGAATTTTCAATATATGCCTGAATTAACTCATAAATGGGGATACCCTATAACCATGGTAGTAATGGCTGTTTTGGTAATTGTAATGATTGTCTATTTTAAAGTAAAGAAGTGGTTTTAA
- a CDS encoding SPOR domain-containing protein — MKKIIVLSLFTLLCLFTKANEIEIKNTVLKSTNNSYQISIKIVGKESPGIFKLTVSIPDEYTIDVYNNSNLLIDTRGQLIKFYSNFDSGNQVEINCKLSKKDMDESEASIPIHLEYSLNGNLIVLDKEIILSDHEIITSEKMDSLSHHLEEISKQNENKDAIALAKMKNLPSTTTENKNSKEDLTSMPEGYNSSTKSGLSGSNKSYSVQILSLQFYNEKRLNEFLNVYKLKASETFKKEVNGMVKIYTGKFKTYEEAKALKEKLIKQNNLTDSFVVSY, encoded by the coding sequence ATGAAGAAAATTATTGTATTATCTCTATTCACTCTTCTTTGCTTGTTTACAAAGGCAAACGAAATTGAAATAAAAAACACCGTATTAAAATCGACTAATAATTCTTACCAAATATCTATAAAAATTGTAGGTAAAGAAAGCCCTGGAATTTTTAAACTTACGGTATCTATTCCTGACGAATACACTATAGATGTTTACAATAATTCAAATTTACTAATTGACACAAGAGGGCAATTAATAAAGTTTTATTCAAACTTTGATTCAGGCAATCAGGTTGAAATTAACTGTAAACTTTCTAAAAAAGATATGGACGAAAGTGAAGCCTCAATTCCGATACATTTAGAGTATTCACTCAATGGTAATTTGATTGTTTTAGATAAAGAAATTATTCTTTCAGACCATGAGATAATTACCTCCGAAAAAATGGATAGCTTATCTCATCATTTAGAAGAAATTTCTAAACAAAACGAGAATAAAGATGCTATAGCTTTGGCTAAAATGAAAAATTTACCCTCAACTACAACCGAAAATAAAAACTCCAAAGAAGATTTAACTTCAATGCCTGAAGGATACAATTCTTCAACAAAAAGCGGTCTATCTGGTTCAAACAAATCTTATTCGGTTCAAATTTTATCTTTACAATTTTATAATGAAAAAAGATTAAATGAGTTTTTAAACGTTTACAAGCTTAAAGCTTCAGAAACATTTAAAAAAGAAGTAAATGGCATGGTTAAGATTTATACTGGTAAATTTAAAACTTACGAGGAAGCAAAAGCTTTAAAAGAAAAACTAATCAAACAAAACAACCTTACCGATTCGTTTGTGGTTAGCTATTAA
- a CDS encoding gliding motility-associated C-terminal domain-containing protein, translating into MNKKEIAFLVFLLINTGLFSQCPVSVGIIPNPSGATCKNTTINFTPSPTNGGTNPSYFWMVNGDTVSTSTNFSTSVNGAHVELIMISNSGCAQDSAYSSYYINSIVLEASYNVIIEECNQPTADVQITNVTGGTPPYTYVLHTDDGDLSGSDLFTDVGASSYPLVITDSENCKDTSWVHVVPVECPPIIPQEVFTPNEDGFNDTWKINFIDLYPKNKVYVFDRWGQRVYYKSGYDNKDGWDAKYLATDMPVSTYYYVIELEFEKQDKQVFKGPVSILR; encoded by the coding sequence ATGAATAAAAAAGAAATTGCATTTCTTGTTTTTTTATTAATTAATACTGGATTGTTTTCTCAGTGTCCAGTTAGTGTTGGAATCATCCCCAATCCAAGTGGTGCTACTTGTAAAAATACTACTATAAATTTCACTCCATCGCCTACAAATGGAGGAACAAATCCCAGTTATTTCTGGATGGTAAATGGTGATACGGTGAGTACTTCTACTAATTTTTCCACATCAGTTAATGGTGCACATGTAGAATTAATTATGATTTCAAATAGTGGATGCGCTCAAGATTCAGCTTATTCAAGTTATTATATTAATTCTATTGTTTTAGAAGCTTCGTATAATGTAATAATAGAAGAGTGCAATCAGCCCACCGCAGATGTTCAAATAACAAATGTTACTGGAGGAACCCCCCCATATACTTATGTGTTACATACCGATGATGGAGATTTGTCAGGAAGTGATCTTTTTACTGATGTAGGAGCGAGTAGTTATCCTTTAGTAATAACTGATTCAGAAAACTGTAAAGATACTTCTTGGGTTCATGTTGTTCCAGTAGAATGCCCGCCAATTATTCCTCAAGAAGTTTTTACTCCTAATGAGGATGGGTTTAATGATACTTGGAAGATTAATTTTATTGATCTCTATCCCAAAAATAAAGTCTATGTTTTTGATAGATGGGGGCAGCGGGTTTATTATAAGAGTGGGTATGATAATAAAGATGGTTGGGATGCAAAATATTTAGCAACCGACATGCCTGTATCAACTTATTATTACGTCATTGAGTTGGAATTTGAAAAACAAGATAAGCAAGTGTTTAAAGGACCTGTTTCGATTTTAAGATAG
- a CDS encoding PorP/SprF family type IX secretion system membrane protein, translated as MKKYLSIWFVIVGLSTSAQQSVHYTQYSFNNLGYNPAFIGTTKCVEFKAGSRLQWLGFKGAPRSSFASLQHTFKAKNFHQNGKHGIGLYVEQDEIHITTRSYVKLGYAYHKKLSSNFTGAVGVFAGIQQYAINTAFAPNDPDPVLANASGSELKYPDIMPGLLIYNSKVYYSFSINQLYFKNVGLGGDENKQINQYYFGWGHKSPAGNWTWFKSFLLKADVMGPPALDLNSHWDYQNNLGFGIGYRVGEAVNAQLKLRIFESIAIGYAFDFPLNKIYGNYTHEFMISFSRCGGGGIGDGGSNKQHACPAYN; from the coding sequence ATGAAAAAATATTTGAGCATATGGTTTGTTATAGTTGGACTATCGACGTCTGCTCAACAGTCTGTTCATTATACTCAATATTCTTTTAATAACTTGGGTTATAACCCAGCATTTATTGGCACAACAAAATGTGTTGAGTTTAAAGCAGGGTCTAGATTACAATGGTTAGGATTTAAAGGTGCGCCAAGAAGTTCTTTTGCAAGTTTGCAACATACTTTTAAGGCTAAAAACTTCCATCAAAACGGAAAGCATGGAATTGGTTTATATGTTGAGCAAGACGAAATTCATATTACAACAAGGTCTTATGTTAAGTTAGGGTATGCATATCACAAAAAACTTTCTAGTAATTTTACAGGAGCTGTAGGTGTTTTTGCTGGTATACAGCAGTATGCAATCAATACAGCTTTTGCACCAAATGATCCTGATCCAGTTCTAGCAAATGCCTCAGGTTCTGAACTAAAGTATCCTGATATTATGCCTGGTTTATTAATATATAATAGTAAAGTGTATTATAGCTTTTCTATAAATCAATTGTATTTTAAGAATGTTGGGCTTGGTGGAGATGAAAACAAACAAATTAATCAGTATTATTTTGGTTGGGGGCATAAATCGCCTGCTGGTAATTGGACATGGTTTAAGTCATTTCTGTTAAAGGCTGATGTAATGGGCCCTCCAGCTTTAGATCTAAACTCTCATTGGGATTATCAGAACAATTTAGGTTTTGGGATAGGATATAGAGTTGGTGAAGCAGTGAACGCACAATTAAAACTTAGAATTTTTGAATCGATTGCTATTGGATATGCTTTTGATTTTCCGTTGAATAAAATCTACGGAAACTATACTCATGAATTTATGATAAGTTTTAGTAGATGTGGGGGTGGAGGAATTGGTGATGGTGGAAGTAATAAGCAACACGCTTGTCCAGCGTATAATTAG